Proteins found in one Oribacterium sp. oral taxon 102 genomic segment:
- the moaA gene encoding GTP 3',8-cyclase MoaA, which yields MRDRYNRSINYMRLSITDRCNLRCRYCMPEGLRDKLPMPALLSYEELLEIAAAAVRAGITRFKVTGGEPLVRLHAEAFIGRLKALPGVEQVTLTTNGLLLSEKLPALRAAGIDGVNISLDTLDAEKYREITGYAELARVLRGIEESVASGIPVKLNAVLQRGVNDGEWRALAELARTRPLDVRFIEMMPIGYGRKFPAVYNEELLQRFRESYSGLEWDERTHGNGPAVYIRIPGFQGTIGFISAMHGKFCGACNRIRLTSVGKLKPCLCYGESVDLMPILRDGGSSGDIERQRRLERAIREAVAGKPEAHHFEHISEITEEKEMVRIGG from the coding sequence ATGAGGGATCGATACAATCGAAGCATCAATTATATGCGCCTGTCGATCACGGATCGCTGTAATCTGCGCTGCCGCTACTGCATGCCGGAGGGACTTCGGGACAAGCTGCCGATGCCGGCGCTCCTTAGCTATGAGGAGCTGCTGGAGATTGCGGCGGCGGCGGTACGGGCGGGCATTACTCGTTTCAAGGTGACCGGCGGCGAGCCGCTGGTGCGTCTCCATGCGGAGGCGTTTATCGGCAGGCTGAAGGCGCTCCCGGGCGTGGAGCAGGTGACGCTCACCACGAACGGGCTGCTCCTCTCGGAGAAGCTGCCGGCGCTGAGAGCCGCCGGGATAGACGGGGTGAATATCAGCCTGGATACGCTGGATGCGGAGAAATACAGAGAGATCACCGGTTACGCGGAGCTTGCGCGGGTACTGAGGGGAATCGAGGAGAGTGTCGCTTCGGGCATTCCGGTGAAGCTCAATGCGGTGCTGCAAAGGGGTGTGAATGACGGGGAATGGAGGGCGCTCGCGGAGCTTGCACGCACGCGTCCGCTGGACGTTCGCTTCATTGAAATGATGCCGATCGGCTACGGCAGAAAATTTCCGGCGGTCTACAATGAGGAGCTTCTGCAGCGCTTCCGGGAGAGCTATAGCGGACTGGAATGGGACGAGCGGACGCATGGGAACGGGCCGGCGGTCTATATCCGGATTCCGGGCTTTCAGGGTACGATTGGCTTCATCAGTGCAATGCATGGGAAATTCTGCGGTGCCTGCAACCGCATCCGTCTGACCTCTGTCGGGAAGCTGAAGCCCTGCCTCTGCTACGGGGAGAGTGTGGATCTGATGCCGATTCTGCGGGACGGCGGGAGCAGCGGTGACATAGAACGGCAGCGCCGACTCGAAAGAGCGATCCGGGAGGCGGTCGCAGGCAAGCCGGAGGCGCATCATTTCGAGCATATTTCAGAGATCACGGAAGAGAAGGAAATGGTAAGGATAGGAGGCTGA
- a CDS encoding XdhC family protein, whose product MTREFWKELDELNPNTENYVLTLLDGQEAGEKALLSNHRLFWTEKTGGFFQERREEVEAISESGILTLYGRQVYAELLGREKRLIICGAGHVSIAMIRIGKLMGCAVTVIEDRPVFAENARRAGADTVLCEDFTEALKALPSDRDCYFIIVTRGHRYDQDCLRVITSKPHAYIGMMGSKRRVRFVKEALEAEGIDRALLDSVYTPIGLAIGAETPEEIAVSVMAEIIQVKNRRRRAFGYPKEIVEGVVGAGEEAEEGQKLLCTIIRRKGSAPREIGTKMLLLPDRRCIGTIGGGCAEAEVVQRGQELLLGEERLAIFHVDLLDSAAAEEGMVCGGVLDVMAERV is encoded by the coding sequence ATGACGAGAGAATTTTGGAAGGAGCTCGACGAGCTGAATCCGAATACAGAGAACTATGTCCTGACCCTGCTGGACGGGCAGGAGGCGGGGGAAAAGGCGCTTTTGTCCAATCACAGACTGTTCTGGACGGAGAAGACGGGCGGCTTCTTCCAGGAGAGGCGGGAGGAGGTCGAGGCGATCTCGGAGAGCGGTATCCTTACGCTTTACGGCAGGCAGGTTTATGCGGAGCTGCTCGGCAGGGAGAAGCGTCTGATCATCTGCGGTGCGGGACACGTCTCCATCGCGATGATCCGGATCGGGAAGCTGATGGGCTGCGCGGTGACGGTGATCGAGGATCGGCCGGTTTTCGCAGAGAATGCGAGGCGGGCGGGCGCGGATACGGTGCTCTGCGAGGATTTCACGGAGGCGCTTAAGGCACTTCCGAGCGACAGGGACTGCTATTTTATCATTGTGACGAGGGGACATCGCTACGATCAGGACTGTCTCCGTGTGATCACATCGAAGCCGCATGCCTATATCGGCATGATGGGCTCGAAGCGGAGAGTCCGTTTCGTGAAGGAGGCGCTGGAAGCGGAGGGAATAGACAGAGCGCTGCTGGACAGTGTCTATACCCCGATCGGACTCGCCATCGGCGCGGAGACGCCGGAGGAAATCGCGGTTTCCGTGATGGCGGAGATCATTCAGGTGAAGAACCGGAGGAGGCGCGCCTTCGGCTATCCGAAGGAGATCGTCGAGGGCGTTGTGGGAGCCGGAGAAGAGGCGGAGGAGGGGCAGAAGCTGCTCTGTACGATCATCCGCCGGAAGGGCTCCGCACCGAGAGAGATCGGGACGAAGATGCTGCTGCTGCCGGATCGGCGCTGCATCGGCACCATCGGCGGCGGCTGCGCCGAGGCGGAGGTGGTGCAGAGAGGGCAGGAGCTCCTGCTGGGAGAAGAGCGGCTCGCGATTTTCCATGTAGATCTGCTGGATTCCGCGGCGGCAGAGGAGGGAATGGTCTGCGGCGGCGTGCTGGATGTCATGGCGGAGCGGGTCTGA
- a CDS encoding molybdopterin-binding protein, giving the protein MKLMRTEDAVGQMLCHDITQIIKDVKKGPVFRKGHIIREEDVPVLLSVGKDHIYIWEVNEDMLHEDEAAGLLYALCAGENMHPSEIREGKVELIADCDGVLKIDRARLRAVNALGEMMIATRHGDFPVKKGDKLAGTRVIPLIIEKEKMERAREAAAGAPILRLLPFQRRKIGIVTTGNEVYYHRIEDTFTPVIRQKLSEFDTEIIGHELCSDDTEMEAAAIRKLLSMGADMVICTGGMSVDPDDRTPLAIRTAADRVVSYGAPVLPGAMFMLAYYGESSIPILGLPGCVMYAKRTIFDLILPRLLAGELLEKADIDRLGEGGLCLNCPVCTFPNCSFGR; this is encoded by the coding sequence ATGAAGCTGATGCGCACGGAGGATGCGGTAGGGCAGATGCTCTGTCACGACATTACCCAGATCATCAAGGATGTGAAGAAGGGGCCGGTATTCCGGAAGGGACACATCATTCGGGAGGAGGATGTGCCGGTTCTGCTCTCGGTCGGCAAGGATCACATCTATATCTGGGAGGTCAATGAGGATATGCTGCACGAGGACGAGGCGGCGGGGCTGCTCTATGCGCTCTGTGCAGGCGAAAATATGCACCCCTCGGAGATCAGGGAGGGGAAGGTCGAGCTGATCGCGGACTGCGACGGCGTACTGAAGATCGACCGCGCGCGTCTTCGCGCCGTAAATGCCCTCGGAGAGATGATGATCGCGACAAGACACGGAGATTTCCCGGTAAAAAAGGGAGACAAGCTCGCGGGGACGAGGGTGATCCCGCTTATCATTGAAAAGGAAAAAATGGAACGGGCGCGGGAGGCCGCGGCAGGCGCGCCGATCCTCCGGCTGCTGCCGTTTCAGCGTCGGAAGATCGGGATCGTGACAACAGGCAATGAGGTTTACTACCACAGAATCGAGGATACCTTCACACCGGTGATCCGGCAGAAGCTCTCAGAGTTTGACACGGAAATCATCGGGCATGAGCTTTGCTCCGACGATACGGAGATGGAGGCCGCGGCGATCCGGAAGCTTCTCTCTATGGGTGCGGATATGGTGATCTGTACCGGCGGGATGTCGGTGGACCCGGATGACAGGACGCCGCTCGCGATCCGAACCGCGGCGGATCGGGTCGTGAGCTACGGCGCGCCGGTGCTGCCGGGGGCGATGTTCATGCTCGCCTATTACGGGGAGAGCAGCATTCCGATTCTGGGGCTGCCCGGCTGCGTCATGTATGCGAAGCGGACGATCTTCGACCTGATCCTCCCCCGGCTTCTCGCAGGAGAACTGCTGGAGAAGGCGGATATCGACCGGCTCGGAGAGGGCGGGCTTTGCCTGAACTGCCCGGTCTGTACCTTTCCGAACTGTTCCTTCGGGAGATAA
- a CDS encoding UDP-N-acetylglucosamine 1-carboxyvinyltransferase — MEQQFIMRGGRPLHGEVTIGGAKNAALGIIAGALLTDEEVIIENLPDVRDVNVMLEALREIGARVSRTDRHTVSILASEVSGVSVDDEFIRRIRASYYFIGALLGKYQRANVPLPGGCAIGSRPIDQHIKGFRALGSEVQIRNGCVAAEAEEGLRGAHIYLDVVSVGATINIMLAAVLAEGRTIIENVAKEPHIVDVANFLNSMGANIRGAGTDTIRIRGVRRLHGTSYAVIPDQIEAGTFMCAAAASRGDVLIKNVIPKHLESISAKLLEMGNTIIEYDEAVRVIGSVMQRPTDVKTLPYPGFPTDMQPQITVTLALARGSSVVTESIFENRFRYVDELARMGSRIKVDGNVAVVEGVKRLSGASVNALDLRAGAALVIAGLCAEGVTTVNEIGYIQRGYEHFEEKLRGLGAEIELADSERDAQRFRLRAL; from the coding sequence ATGGAACAACAGTTTATCATGAGAGGCGGCAGACCGCTGCATGGGGAGGTCACCATCGGCGGCGCGAAGAATGCGGCGCTGGGCATTATCGCGGGGGCACTTCTCACGGATGAGGAGGTCATCATTGAGAATCTGCCGGACGTCCGCGATGTCAACGTCATGCTGGAGGCGCTGCGGGAGATCGGCGCAAGGGTGAGCCGCACAGACCGGCACACTGTCTCGATTCTTGCCTCGGAGGTGAGCGGCGTCTCGGTTGACGACGAGTTCATCCGGAGAATCCGCGCCTCCTACTATTTCATCGGGGCGCTTCTCGGCAAGTATCAGCGTGCGAATGTCCCGCTTCCGGGAGGCTGTGCGATCGGTTCCCGGCCGATCGATCAGCATATCAAGGGCTTTCGGGCACTGGGAAGCGAGGTGCAGATCCGGAACGGCTGTGTCGCGGCAGAAGCGGAGGAGGGACTCCGGGGCGCGCACATCTATCTGGATGTGGTTTCCGTGGGGGCGACGATCAATATTATGCTGGCGGCGGTGCTCGCAGAGGGCAGAACCATCATTGAGAATGTGGCGAAGGAGCCGCATATCGTCGATGTTGCGAATTTCCTGAACAGTATGGGTGCGAATATCCGCGGTGCGGGAACGGATACGATCCGTATCCGCGGCGTGCGCAGGCTGCATGGGACGAGCTATGCCGTGATTCCGGATCAGATTGAGGCGGGCACCTTCATGTGTGCAGCGGCGGCGAGCCGAGGCGACGTCCTGATCAAAAACGTGATTCCGAAGCATCTCGAGTCTATCTCGGCGAAGCTGCTCGAGATGGGCAATACCATCATCGAATATGACGAGGCAGTTCGGGTCATCGGCAGTGTGATGCAGCGCCCGACGGATGTGAAGACGCTCCCTTATCCGGGCTTTCCGACAGATATGCAGCCGCAGATCACGGTGACGCTGGCGCTCGCGAGAGGCAGCTCTGTCGTGACAGAGTCCATCTTCGAGAATCGCTTCCGCTATGTAGACGAGCTCGCGCGGATGGGAAGCAGGATCAAGGTTGACGGGAATGTCGCCGTGGTCGAGGGCGTGAAGCGGCTGAGCGGCGCCAGCGTGAATGCGCTGGATCTCCGCGCAGGTGCGGCGCTCGTGATCGCGGGACTCTGCGCGGAGGGCGTCACGACCGTGAATGAAATCGGCTATATCCAGAGAGGCTATGAGCATTTCGAGGAGAAGCTGCGGGGGCTCGGTGCGGAGATCGAGCTCGCGGACAGCGAGCGGGACGCGCAGAGGTTCCGGCTGCGGGCGCTGTGA